The region GGCCAGCGCCCTCGGCGTGCTCGCCGCCGTCGCGTGGCTGCTGGCGCCCAGCCCCGGCCTGCTGGTCTCGATCGCGCGCAATCCGCAGCGGTCGGTCGACGTCCTCGGCGCTGACGTCGTCGTTCTGACGATCTGCCAGCTCCTGGTGGTCGGGATCTGCTGCTGGGCGGCGTTGGCCATCGCGCTGTGCGTCGCCTCCGCGCACCATCCACACAGCCGGGCCGAGCGTCTGTCCCAGAGGCTCACTCCTGGTGGGCTCCGCCGTCCCCTCGCCCTCGCCATGGGCATTGGGACGCTGGCGATCGCCGGGTGCGGACAGAGCCACCAGCCCGCCGGCGTCCCACCGTCCACCACCCCGGCCTACGTGGCCTCGAGCGAGGCCTTCGACTGGCCGCGGGAGGCCGACTCAGCTCCCTCGAGCACTGCCCAGCCGCAGGCGGACGAGCCCGAGGCGCCCGCCACGACCACGCCGCCCGAGCCGGCCGAGCCCTCGGTGGATGCCCACTACGGAGTGCTGCCCGGCGACAGCCTGTGGTCGATCGCGCGTGCCCATCTCGGCGCCGCAGCGAGCACCGCGGAGGTCGCCTACCTGGTCGATGAGATCTACCAGGCGAACGCCGCGC is a window of Blastococcus sp. Marseille-P5729 DNA encoding:
- a CDS encoding LysM peptidoglycan-binding domain-containing protein, with protein sequence MLIEEIGEFPMTVRLTRVASALGVLAAVAWLLAPSPGLLVSIARNPQRSVDVLGADVVVLTICQLLVVGICCWAALAIALCVASAHHPHSRAERLSQRLTPGGLRRPLALAMGIGTLAIAGCGQSHQPAGVPPSTTPAYVASSEAFDWPREADSAPSSTAQPQADEPEAPATTTPPEPAEPSVDAHYGVLPGDSLWSIARAHLGAAASTAEVAYLVDEIYQANAALVGPDPDLLHPGTTLTIPTHPS